ACACTTGCTCAGCCCGCTGGCTGTTTTTAGGGGCAAGCTCTGGCCTCGCTCTGCCTGGCCTTGCCCCGCATTGGGCAGAGCCTTGAAGGCCGCCCCCTCCCTGACCCAGCTCTCTGTGATGGTGCCATGGGGCCGCGGGTGCTGGCTGTGAAGGCTTGGTGCTGCCTTCACTTCCAGGCAGCCCTCCTGCCCCTGAGCCCCCACCCAGCTCCTACAACCTGAACAAAGCTTTCTTTCATGTATTCATCGAGCCGCTGCTGCTCAGACACTTCCCCGGCACAATCAGGCCCTTTGAGGGCCTTGGGCAGTTCGGGAGCCAGGCCGGGGCTGGGTGGAGAATGGGCCAAGGCCGCGTCCTGGGGCTGAGCGGGTGCCGTCCTACCCACACACTGCACCAGGCGCGGAGTGGGGGGGCGGGAGTCTGGGGGCCAAGGGCGGCAGTGCTCCCTGGCCCCCGTGTGTTCTTCTGCAGAATGGGGCGAACAATCTCTGCGTCATGCAGCCCTGGCTGCTGCAGGCGGGGTTCAGAGGGAGTGGGACTCAGGCTCGCAGGTCTGTGCAGGTCCGTCCTGCGCCCAGTGTCGTAGCCCCCGCGCCGCACCCCACAGCAGGCcaccctcaccctccctccctctgtgtcctcaGAAAGACCTTGTGAGCGGCCCTGAGTTCTGCACCGGGGACAGGTCTGCATGAGATTCGGGGAGGCTCACTTTGCTGTGGCTGTGTCACTTGGGTTTCAGCGGAGGGCCAGGTCTCCCCCTCACACCTGGCTCTCCGGGGCCAGGCCATGCATCTCCCGTCAGGCCCGACTCCCCGGGGGCAGGACTGCAACCCCTAGACTAGAGCTGTCCCATGGACCCACTCTGGTGCCGCCCCCCCCCAACGCCCAACCTGTGGTTGGCCTTGCACTTCTCTCCTCTCAGGCCGGTGTGGCTTGAGGGGTAGGCTTCGGGGGGCTCAGCTCTCAGGCTCCAGCCCATCTCCAGATGCAGATGCAGACAGGCAGCTTTTCCTGGCCGTGGCTGGCTGGGGGTGGAAAAAGGGCAGCCACAGACTGTCTGGATCCCTGGCTGGCTGCCAATGAAAGGGGAGCTGGGCAACTGACCCTAGCACTctggagaggtggggggagcctgggggctgaGCCCTGCCAGCCAGGCGGTGCCCAAGCCTCGGCCAGCACCCCGCACCCCAACCCAGTGCCGAGCTGGACTCTCAGCATCGCTCTGCACAGCTGGGGCTGAGAGGGTGAGCGAGGGTGCAGCCCGGCTGCTCAGGCTGTGCGTGGAGCCCTCCGGGAGAGCCAGGCGAAGCCTGGGCAGTGAGTCTGCGGCCCGTGGTGCAGCATCTCTGAGAACCGATTCTAGGAGCCAGTCCGTCCTCCTTCtcgtgtgaccttgggctggtGTGTCCCCCAGAGGCCCTGCGCCAGGCCACAGCCAAGGTGCAGACTGAAAATATCCCACGTCCAGGACTGACCTGACcatgcggggggtgggggttgcctAAGGGGAGAGGGTCGCAGGGACGCCCCGTTGACTGTAGCACCAGCAGGACCCGGGGCAGGCTCAGGGAACGGCGGCCCTCTTCCGAGTGGGCCAGGCTGTGTCCTGCTCCGGCGCTGGTGGGAAACTGTCTGAATTTGCTGCAGCTGAATAAACAGCGGTCGCTGACTTCTGGGGTGAGCCCAAGCTGGTCAGGGGCAGGAAGATGCTAGCTGGGGCTGCTTGCAGGGGGCCGAGCCGCAGGCTATCCCATCTCTAATTTAGTCCTACAACCAGGCCGACCTCAGCAATGTCACCGGAGATGAGACATCCTGTCCCTGGAGGTAGTGGCTACAGACAGTTTCTTTTTTGGGCAAAATTGTCCTGGTCAGCCCTTCTGCTTCGAGGCCTCGGCTGTGCCCTGCGAAGGGCTCCCGGTCGCAGAGCTGCTGGGGAGGTCAGGCCGGTCTTCCCCGGCCAGGGCGAGCCAGCACCCCCGGGACGCAGCCCGGAACAGGCCAGGCTGCGGCGTGCGTGGTCGTTCAGCGCCTGCTCCgaccctgtgaccttgggctgcCTCCTTCTAGACTtccattttcccatctgtaaaaatggggagGAGTGGATATTCAGATTCCTTTTCTAGCTCCCATGAAAGCTGGCCTGGGTGGGTCAGGAGGGGTTGGAGAGGGCTTCCCAAAGGAAGGGTTGGGCTCTGACCAAAGTGAGCCCTGGGAACCCGGACTCTGAGTGGGCTGCTTATAGGCCCCACTCCCTGCAACGGGGCAGCCGTGGCTGCTGCCTCTGTCCTGGCAGGGGTGATCCTCACAGAGCAAAGCCAGGGAGCCCCAGTTGAGTCCTGAAGCCTTAGCTTCTTGGGAATAGCAGACTGAAGTGTGTGCGCCTGTGCGCGCGTgcgcgtgtgtatgtgtgtgtgtgtgttgggcagGGATGGTGGGAGGTCTGTTttccccagggatccctaaatcctGCCCTCACCCTGAGGCTACACATATTGTAGGGTAGGGATCATGGCTTTGGGGTGAGGACAGCTGGTTGCTGGACCCCAGCAGGGGCCCCTCGCTTCTCCCACTCACGGCTCTGGGTCTTGGTACTGCCCCAGTCCAGACACAAACGCTAGTTGCCAGGCAGGTGCTGGTGTGCCAGGGGGTGGAGGCAGGTTCTTGCTGCCCAGGGCCTCGCCTCAACGTCTCTGCCAATTGCCTCCTCCTCAGGCCGCGCAGGACAGGACTGGGTTGACTTCGGCCTGGCGGAGCCTCACACGGTGCTTTTCCATGAGCCCGGCAGCTCCTCCGTGTGGGTGGGTGGACGTGGCAAGGTCTATTTCTTCAACTTCCCCGAGGGCAAGAATGCCTCCATGCGCACGGTGAGCCTGGACCCCTCTGCCTGGATCCCCCTGCTGGCCCCAGGAACCGAGCtgggcccctccctcctccccccaccccagtctcacTCCTTGTCTCCCCTCTGGCCTTGGTAGGGGGGCCTCAGGGAATCCCTGGGAGCCAGCATCCCTTTGTAAACTGGCCCACCTCCTATTATATCCCACATATGGTCCCTGGGAGAGGCTCCCTGACAGTAGTCCAGATTGGCACGGGTGTTGGGGAAACGTTGAGAAAGGCCTAGAGCTAGCCCCCCGGGCCAAGTGGGCTGTGCTGCTGcgggaggagggtgggcaggacaGGAAGTTGGGCTCCAGAACCCCATGGCTCCCGTCTTCCAAGATTTTTGGGCTGGCTCTGGGCTTTGGCTCTGGGTAGCAGGCCAGCCTGTGTGATCTCAGGTAAATCACTCAGCCTCTCAGAGCCCTAGCtgctcatctataaagtgagctCATCCCCAAGATGCATGGAAGGTACTTAGAGGCATCTCACCTCGGCGGAGTGGATTAatgctctcccctctcccccaggtgGACATCGGCTCCACGAAGGGGTCCTGCCTGGACAAGCGGGTGAGTGGGGGAGAGGTAGTGGGGGGGTGTAGGGACAGGAGTCCTGAGTCTGGGGAAGGAGGCATGGCCCGGCCTTGGGAGCTCCAGGAGTCCCAGGTCTGATGGGGAGACGTGGTCATTCTCTAAAGCTTCTCTGCCCTTAACTCTGTTCTTGGGGGGGGTTGGGGTCAGTGGCACCCCCCCGGGCTCTCCTTTTGAAGGGTGCCTCTGGGATTCAGACTTCTGATGCCTCCTGCCCCAAGACGGAGGGTCCGAGTGCTAGGCCCGCCAGGGCCTCCAGCCaaccctctccttccccttctcccggGCAGGACTGCGAGAACTACATCACGCTCTTGGAGAAGCAGGGCGATGGGCTGCTCATCTGTGGCACCAATGCCCGGCGTCCCAGCTGCTGGAGCCTGGTGAGAAGGCCCTCCCCATGGGCCGGGTCTGGGTGGGCTTCTGCCCCCTGTATAGGGAAGGAGCTGGAGGGACTCGGAGGCTGGCCTCACCTTGGTCCCTGGGAGGATGTAGACCCTGGCTGGGAAGCTGGCCTCCTGGGAGCAGTGGCCATGGCATCATGTGGCTGCTGGACCCTCCTTGGTCTCCCCCAGGTGAATGGCACCGTGGAGTCTCTTGGTGAGAAGAGAGGCTATGCCCCCTTCAGCCCGGATGAGAACTCACTGGTCCTGTTTGACGGTAGGGCGGCTgcgctgggctgggggagggcggTCAGCTCGTGTCCGGCGGCCCAGGCTTGGAGAAGGGACCCCCAGGAGCTGTCTGCCCTTACCCGTGCCCCTCCCACCACGCCCAGGGGATGAAGTGTACTCCACCATCCGGAAGCAGGAATACAATGGAAAGATCCCCCGGTTCCGGCGCATCCAGGGCGAAATTGAGCTGTACACCAGTGATACCGTCATGCAGAGTACGTCAGGCTCCAGCTGGGCTAGAGGGTGGAGAGGTGTGCATGCCCAGGGCAGTAGGCGGAATCCTCGTGTTCCCTGGGGGGCTCCCTGGGCCCTCAAGACACTGGGGGCCTGAggggccagaggcaggaggaCGGCAGACAatagggtgggggcggggggcagccgcAGACCCAGTGTGGGCTCCCCTAAGCCAGTGCATCCCTCTGCTGAGCTCATGTGGGGGCAACACCTCCCTCCTCATTAGGGCGCTGCCAATTAGGCAGAAGCGACATAGGGGCCCCCGGGGACCTCCCCCCAGTCCCCAGGCATGAAGTCATCGCTCTTAGGCCGACCATATCCTTATAGGAGAGggcaaaacagggatccctgggtggcgcagcggtttagcgcctgcctttggcccagggtgcgatcctggagacccgggatcgaatcccacgtcgggctcccggtgcatggagcctgcttctccctctgcctgtgtctctgcctctctctctctctgtgactatcataaattttaaaaaaaataaaaataaagtaaaaaaccttgttaaaaaaaattctaattgttgctaatctacattaaaaaaaaaaaaggagagggcaAAACAAGTGTGGGGTGGGAGTGCAGAGGCTCAGGCCCCTTGGGCTATCTGGCCTGATATTCTGGGTTTTATTCTAGGTCTGTTTGCCCCGGGTTTGTTGGTAGAGGtttgggttgtgtgtgtgtgtgcgcgcgcatgcaCACAGGGGCGGGTCCTCTGAGCGGGCTCCCAGCCTCACACcccttcgcctgtgtctctggcagACCCCCAGTTCATCAAGGCTACCATCGTGCACCAAGACCAGGCCTATGATGACAAGATCTACTACTTCTTCCGGGAGGACAATCCTGACAAGAACCCCGAGGCCCCTCTCAACGTGTCCCGCGTGGCCCAGCTGTGCAGGGTGAGTGGGCGGCTGAGTGGGCAAGAGTGCATGTCCACACCTGAGCAGAAGTGAGCAAATGTGTGAAAACACACCTGGGCCAGTTGTCACACACGTTTGCAGGAAGGAGCATGTGACACGTGCGCGTGAGTCTGGGTGTGGGATTGTGGGAGCGAACGTGTGTGCACAAGAGGGTCTGGGCACCTGTGCATGCGTGGTAGTGTGCAGATGTGTGTATCCTGTGGCATGTGTTCGTGAGTGTGGAAGTGTGTTTACACGTGTGTTTCAGCCGTCTGAAGGTGCCGGGATGCATCTGTgccatgtgtgtgagtgtgtatttgTGAGAGTGGGCAAATGCGTGCCTGAGCTGGTCCGCTGTCTGGGGACGGGCACCCTCCGCCTGCAGGTCCCTACTGCTGGCCCTGTGCCCTGGATCAGCCAGGCCCGTGCGGCTGGAGCTGGATCCAAGCACCTGGCCTGGGAGGACAGGCACCTGGGCCTTGTCACCTGGCAGGTCCCGGCCCCTTTCGGaggctccctgcctcctctggaGCCTGGGTGCTGGCATTCCTGGCAGCAGGTGCCATGGCTGTGTGGCAGCTGGGGCAGGTGCTGAGgggcctctccttccctcctttcagGGGGACCAGGGTGGCGAGAGTTCGCTGTCAGTCTCCAAGTGGAACACCTTCCTGAAAGCCATGCTGGTGTGCAGCGATGTCACCACCAATAAGAACTTCAACAGGCTGCAGGATGTCTTTTTGCTCCCTGACCCTAACGGCCAGTGGAGGGACACTAGAGTCTATGGTGTTTTTTCCAACCCTTGGTGAGTGACCTTCGTGGGGGTTGGGGCTGGGCTGGCATCGGTTACGTGTCCAGTAGGGATCTGAAGGTGTGGGCCCTGCTGGGCATGAGCGGGGACGGTTGCtgggccgggggggtgggggatggccaTGCTCAGGGAGATGAATATGCTGACATGCTGGAGTCTGGGCACGTGGGTATGCGTGCACGTGCCACGGGCGTGCTTACGCCTGTGCCGGTGCCCGTGTGTCCCTCAGCCGCGTGCTCAGAGGGGGTGCCGAGGCCTCTTAGGGTGCCGGGTGCTATCACACCTGCTCAAGCGCTGCCTGCACCTGATCATTCACACTTCTTAATCACTCTTGTTGATTGAAAACAAGGCAGGCGAGAGTgttggtgtgtgtggggagaactgggggacagggtggggaggcCAGGCCCCTGTCCTGTTGCTTGAGCGTGGGCAGATCCAGCCTGGCCGGGGCGGGAAGCGGAGTCTGGTCTCCTTGGGCAGCAGCATGCTGTAGCTGTGCCCAGAGAAGTGGGAGAAGCACCCCCTGGAACACACACGCTGGGACTTCTCcagccccggggctgccctctgcacTGAGTGGTTCTGTGAAGAACGCAGGTTGGGGTTTGGGATTACAGCAGACAGAAATTTGGTTAAActtgcctctctcccctgccttcccccctcctcctgccttccaccctgctgtccctccctccctcctgtcttCCCCGGCGCCTGATAACTCTTGGGCACCCGGCCTGACCCCCAGGGTAGTGCCTGTCCCCACACGGCTCCCAGGCCAGGGTGCTGGGCTGCGCCTCTGTCTGGTGCTGGGCTGGCCTGGGTGAGAGAGGGCGGTGGGTCCCGGGCCCCCCACTGAGGTGCTCTCTGTGCCCCCCAGGAACTACTCAGCCGTCTGCGTGTACTCCCTCGGTGACATTGATAGAGTCTTCCGAACATCCTCACTCAAGGGCTACCACATGAGCCTTCCCAACCCTCGGCCAGGCAAGGTAAGCTGACCCCCACCATGGCCTAGGCTTTGGCCCACCTCCCAGCCGCGCCACTAACCTGGACCTGTCCTCCTTGCCCAGTGCCTCCCGGACCGGCAGCCCATACCCACGGAGACCTTCCAGGTGGCTGACAGTCACCCCGAGGTGGCACAGAGGGTGGAGCCCATGGGGCCTCTGAAGACACCCCTGTTCCACTCGAAGTACCACTACCAGAAAGTGGTTGTCCACCGCATGCAGGCCAGCAGCGGGGAGACCTTCCACGTGCTTTACCTAACCACAGGTGAGGGGCTACCCCACGACCTTCTGGCCTGCTTTGTAAAAACACACATGATAATATGACTAACATCTGATTGGATCTTTATACTTGGAAGGACCAAGACCTGCCAGGGGTTCGTATGTGCGGCTGTGGAAGAGTCAGGCagggagggcttcttggaggaggtgggggtagagggaagggggaaggggagcgGTTATCCTAGGATGGGAGAAGAGCAGGCGTGAGGATTCGGAGGCAGAAATGGAGCAAGTCTGAGCAAAGCTGGGTGTAGCTTTGGTCCCGACCTCTGACCCAGGGAAGATGGTaggaagaaaaatgcaaagtCAGGAGGAAGGACCTGGTCACTGGTATCCTGGGGGCCTTTGCCGGGCAGAATGAGGAAATCGGCCTCTCTCCTTGTCTTTGAGACCGTGCAAGCGAGGGGAAACATTTGATGCGGGATGCCAAGAATATAGTGAGACGTGAGGACTTCCAGACAGCAGAGCCTTTGCAGAGTCTCGCAGAGGACCCGTGGCAGTCAGGGTTTGCTGAGCCCGGAAGCCGGGGGAAATGCCCTGGGAGATACCCCTGTGTTCTGGGAAGCCACCAGCTGGGGATGAGCCAGGCCTGAGCTGAGTTTTTGGCAGCTTCTTGGTTCCAGGCTGTGGGCAAAGGGGCTCCTGGGAGCAGGCATGGAGATCAGTATTGGCGGGGCCACGGGCCTTCCTTGAGACTAGGTGGTGGTGCCACCCGGGGCAGTGTCTCCCCGGGAGCCTAGAGCCTCTGGGGCCCCACAGTCAGAGCCTCAGGCACTCACCCTCAGTACCTCCCCTGCCACGAGGCTTCCTGCTATTGCTTCACCTTGTGGCTGTCTCAGGGCCCGAATGACCTTAGTGGTTGGTTGACTCCCGGAAGCCTAGGGAAGAGGAATTCCCCAAGGGGCCTGGCTCCTGGGTCCTGAGACCCCATTTCTTTACTCCCCCCTTCATCCTGGCTGCACCCGTGGTCACCTGCCCTGGCTCCGCTCAGCAGTGGCTGGCCTAGCTGTGGTCAGCCAAGGGGTTAGATAGCAGGGCATTGGGTGCAGGAGAGGGAGGGTCACACAGGACAGGAGTGGGAGCTGGAGCCGGGACAAGGAAAGCTGGGTGGGGCTGTGGGCTCccctcctgcagccctggggaGGCGAGCGCACTTGAACGATGAGGCAGTTGTCCTCTTTTATCCGTGAGGGCTGTGGGAGAGTTAGCATCCTGGAGCCTGCGGCAGGGAGGATCGGAGCCAGATAGGAAATAGAACTTTCTGAGCCCACTGCAGAGAGTGGGAGGTCTCACACCTGGGAGAAGCTGTGGGAGGTGCTCACCGGGCTGCCgtggaggaggcagagggcaaTGTGTGCGCATGGGGGTGTGAAGGCAGTGGCCAGGCTGGGGGCTTGTCAGGACAAAGGAGCATCTGGTCACATCTCGGAGCCCAGAGAGGGGGATCATAGACACATAGAGGAGCGTCCTAGGTGGGTGATCATCTGATTGCTTTTTTGGGGCAAGTGATGCCCTGGGAAAtcgggagggagggagagggaggtaaGCTATTCTAGAAACTGGGACAGCAGGGGAGGTGGGAATGGGAGGACCTGGAGGTCAGAATGCCCATTAGTCCCCGACAGGTAGGAATGGAGGCAGCACGGCCTTGGAGGCAGGCAGCCTGGTTCTGACCTTGGGAATCTCTATGTGGCATCTACGTCCTTTTCCaatcaaacatttttataaaactttaaaaatcctgtAAGATTAAATGCAATACGGagtcctggattggatcctggaacagacAAAGGACTTTAGTGGAAAAACCCAAGAAACCCAAATAAAGTCTATAGTTGAGGTAAGAGTAACATCCCAGTGTCAATTGCTCCATTGTGACAAATGTGCCACAGTTATATAAGGTAGTAACGttgggggaaactgggtgaagggtgTTCAGGAACTATGTACTGTCTTTGCGACTTTTCTGTAAagctaaaaatattccaaaatgaaaagtttatttaAGGCAAACATCCCCCGAAGAGTCCAGGAAGCAGGGGAATCGTAGGAGCTGAGGGGTGGGGATCTGACATCTCTGGGTTCCAGGCACCAGctggtgaccttgagcaagtggcTCTGCCTTTCTCAGCCTCATTTCCTCGTCCTGAATCAGGGAGGTAGCAGCCGCCTCTTGAGAGTGTGGAGCACGGCCCTGAGGACCGCTTCTGTGCCCCGGGCCCCGCTGCCCCTGCGGCCTCCTCCAGCACCTGCGGCCCGACCTCCGGCCAACAGGGTCTCTCCCAGGCTCCTGCACCCCTCTCCAGTCGTGCCCTCCTTGCGCACCCCCGGCCGCGTCTTGGGATCCTGGCCCGAGCCAtgccccccagcctcctcctctgtgtctggAGGGGGGTGATAGAGCCCCCGCGCTGGCCCGCTGACCCTCTGCCCCTCGCCTCCAGACAGGGGCACCATCCACAAGGTGGTGGAGTCGGGGGAGCGGGAGCGCAGCCTGGTCTTCAACATCATGGAGATCCAGCCCTTTCACCACCCGGCTGCCATCCAGGCCATGTCGCTGGACACCGAGCGGGTGAGCCTCCCCACGTCCCTGTCCCCAGGGCCAGCCGAGGCAGGGCTGGCCTGGTGACTTAGAAGCTGGTGTTGGGGGGGGCCGTGCCTGACCGCAGTCCTGCTCTCCTTCCAGCGGAAGCTGTATGTGAGCTCCCAGTGGGAggtgagccaggtgcccctggacctgTGTGAGGTCTACGGCGGAGGCTGCCACGGCTGCCTCATGGCCCGAGACCCCTACTGCGGCTGGGACCAGGGCCGCTGTGTTTCCATCTACAGCTCCCAAGCGTACGTTGGCCCGGATCCCTCGGccctggggggtaggggtgaacaCAGGAGTGGGGTGCTGGAGGTGGGCTGCAGGGGGTCCTCTGGGGGCAGACTGCTGCTGATCGTGGcggggggtgagggcagggaaggggccagACCTGTGGGCTCCTGTCCGCTTACCCTCTCGCCCCTTCCAGCTCCAGGTCAATGCTGCAGTCCATTCATCCAGCCGAGCCACACAAAGAATGCCCCAACCCCAAACCAGGTACCCGATCTGGCCCTGCTGGGGCCCCAGTCCCCTAGGGTGGTACAGCCGCATCTCACAGAGACATGGCCTGGTCCTGGGGGCCCTGAGCAGATGGGGCAGGCCAGTCCCGCTGGGGCTGGAGGGGTGTCATATGGGGCGGTTGTGGGGAGGGACGGGAACAGGGAGGGAGGccgggtggggggagtggggaggacgGTGGGCACCGTGTGCCTTTAGAAGCCTTGGGCCCAGAGGCCTGGCCAGCAGGGGAGAGCACAGCCCGCCTCGGGAGCCCTCGGCCCCCCTCATGGCTGCCTCCCCCATTCGTCTCCAGACAAAGCCCCACTGCAGAAGGTTTCCCTGGCTCAGAACTCTCGCTACTACCTGAGTTGCCCCATGGAGTCGCGTCATGCCACCTACTCCTGGCGCCACCAGGAGAACGTGGAGCAGACCTGCGAGCCGGGCCACCAGAGCCCCAACTGTATCCTGTTCATCGAGAACCTCACGGCGCGCCAATACGGCCACTACCACTGCGAGGCCCAGGAGGGCTCCTACTTCCACGAGGCTCAGCACTGGGAGCTGCTGCCCGAGGATGGCGCCACCGCCGAGCACCTGCTGGGCCACGCCCGGGCCCTGGCTGCCTCCCTCTGGCTGTGCATCCTGCCCACGCTGGCTCTCGGCCTGCTGGTCCACTAGGGCCCCGGGGCTGGGCGTGGCGCGGGTTCCTGGGGAGTCTCCGTGCGCCGCTGCACGGCCTGATGGAGGACCCAGGCCTGGAGATGGCCAGCCGCAGGCGGCTGCCAGGCCCGCGTGGGGCACGGGCCGTGGGGGCCGCGAAGTTGGGGCATGGATGACCTCGGACTTTAGCTTCTGGAGACCACTTTTCCAACGCTCCTCCTCAAACTTGGCCAAACGCGGTGACGTCCTCAAGAGCCCACGGGGCGGAGAGCGGGGTGCGGGAAGGGAAGCTGGGACCCTGGCTCTGGACCTGGGGGCCGAGGCCGGAGCCTTTCtggcccctccaccccagctgcccctgctcctgctcctggcgTGACGAGCCCAGGGCTGCCTCCGTGGTGTCCTCACCAGCCCTGGGTCCCACCAGGCAGCGGCCTTGCATGTTTATTGAAGGATGTTTGCTTTCCGGACGGAAGGACGGAAAAAGCTCTATTTTTATGTTAGGCTTATTTCATGTATAGCTAATTCTGACTGCATCTGTATGAAAATACCAAAACtacaggctgggggtggggtggggcagggagggactgGGGGAGAaatgggctggggaggggggtcccaGTCGAGGCTCCGGGGACGGGGTGAGAGTCTAGGGGTAGGCATGGGTTCACGGAGAGTGGCATGAGCTGGCTCTGCCCTGGGATCCCAGTCTGAGGGGAACATGGCCCCAGTCCCCACTGTGGGGGCAGCTATGGGAGGGGGTAGGGTGAGGGAGACAGGGGAGGATGAAGGAGAAACTGGGCCCTGGGTTCACCACGTCCATGTAGAAGGAGGAGCCAGGTCCTCAGGGGGGGGGGTTCCAGGACTCTGCCCTTGgcattgggggttggggggcggggggtcctctcccctcccctcagcccccttCCCCAGGGGCTGCGCTTCCATGCTCCTAGTCtcccaccttcagctcaggacatgttATAACTTAGGCTAAACTGTGAATTCCGGTGGGGACAGCCTGGGCCAAGCTCTCCAGGTGCGCggctctgcccccagccctgtcCGTGGATCTCGGCAGAGAGCCGGGCCCCTCTCTGGCTGTGTCTGGCCAGCccagggcggggcctggggccggcGGCCTTCCAGCTTGGGCCCCTGCATCTCTTCTCAATGCACTTTAATAATGTAACATATTACTAATAAACCAGCTATTTATTTACCCGTGTCTGCTCCTTGCCTGCAAAGCCCTGCTGGTTGCGGGGAAGGGGttgagggctggggggggggctcctgttTATGGCTCAGAACCTCCTGCCTGTGGAGGCGTCACACACACTTAACTGCCTCTGTCCTTGGAGCCCCGGTAGCACTCCGTGGAGCTCCTGGCTGATGGGATCCGAACCCCCATCTCCTGAGCAGTGCACTGCCTGCCAAGCTGTGGGCTGGAGCCCAGGCAGGTTCCGCATCCCACCCCGCTCCTCACACCTCAGGAGCTGGccctctctccccctgcacccatcccccaggctccccttccctccactttccagagaggcctggcctggccaggCTTAGAGCCTCAGGCCTCTCAGCCTTGCGGGGGAgaagggggcagtggggggggcaTCGGGTGGGGGGTGGATTAAATGGTGGTAATGGCAGTGTGGATGCAGGAGGGCTTGAGTGGGGATGGGGTACAGGGCAGGAGCGGGGGTGAGGGCTGCATGCACAGGGGTGGCTGGCGAGCAAGGGGCAACTGGCGGGCAGGACACAAAGTTTGTGCCCTAGCCTCAGTTTGGCTTTTCAGCCCCTAGGGCAGTGacgagggctgggctggggtctgCGCCTTAGAAGCCCTGGGGCTCCTGCggtgggaggcggggaggggtTCGGAGGCTgttgggagggggtgggcagactAGGGCCGCAGGGAATGCAGAGGAAGGAACCTTGCCCTCTCCCGGggcctttcttctctttgttcttttctggCCTGCCCCTGGCAGTAGGGACAGGGCCTTTTGGGGTGTGTGGGAGATTTGGgacagcccccccctcccccccccccccccgtctgaGTCTGAGCCCAGCTTCTGGGCGGCTCTGGAGGACACCCACAGAACTCGaatcaccccccccccatggcACCCCCTCCCTGTCCGTCTGCCCTGTGCTTTCCTGGGCCAGCCCCCCACAAC
This portion of the Vulpes lagopus strain Blue_001 chromosome 2, ASM1834538v1, whole genome shotgun sequence genome encodes:
- the SEMA7A gene encoding semaphorin-7A: MTPPPPGCASLGAPRARAPGPPARPRPPLRLLLLLCAAAAARGHPRSGPRVSAVWKGRAGQDWVDFGLAEPHTVLFHEPGSSSVWVGGRGKVYFFNFPEGKNASMRTVDIGSTKGSCLDKRDCENYITLLEKQGDGLLICGTNARRPSCWSLVNGTVESLGEKRGYAPFSPDENSLVLFDGDEVYSTIRKQEYNGKIPRFRRIQGEIELYTSDTVMQNPQFIKATIVHQDQAYDDKIYYFFREDNPDKNPEAPLNVSRVAQLCRGDQGGESSLSVSKWNTFLKAMLVCSDVTTNKNFNRLQDVFLLPDPNGQWRDTRVYGVFSNPWNYSAVCVYSLGDIDRVFRTSSLKGYHMSLPNPRPGKCLPDRQPIPTETFQVADSHPEVAQRVEPMGPLKTPLFHSKYHYQKVVVHRMQASSGETFHVLYLTTDRGTIHKVVESGERERSLVFNIMEIQPFHHPAAIQAMSLDTERRKLYVSSQWEVSQVPLDLCEVYGGGCHGCLMARDPYCGWDQGRCVSIYSSQASRSMLQSIHPAEPHKECPNPKPDKAPLQKVSLAQNSRYYLSCPMESRHATYSWRHQENVEQTCEPGHQSPNCILFIENLTARQYGHYHCEAQEGSYFHEAQHWELLPEDGATAEHLLGHARALAASLWLCILPTLALGLLVH